Genomic DNA from Chaetodon trifascialis isolate fChaTrf1 chromosome 19, fChaTrf1.hap1, whole genome shotgun sequence:
AAAAGATTATCTcccttcattaaaaaaaaaaaatgcataatcCACCTTTTCTGACTCCAGTACCCAtaatattttcagtatttccCTCAGTGTTCAGCCTTAAACAAGCCTCTTTTGGGAACCCTTACAGAAAGACTCCACTATCATATTCTCCAGCATTTTCATTATCAACCACTTTTGAATAAGATTAATGTGCTGCTGATAAACAAGACCATCTGTTACAGTACATGCGATGCCGGCTGGAAGGGGAATGTTGATTAATGGTATTTGAACTCGCAGCTCTTATTCAGCCCTGACACACGGCTACAAATCCACAAATTACCTCAAAAATGGTGTTGAAATGCATCAAATTATGTAAAGAAGGGAGGAAAGCATTATGCAAGGCCTGTTTTCTATCTGACAAATGCTACCATTTGTCTTAAAAATATAGCTCACATTTGTCACTCCAACAGGTGTTTATGCCATATTTTTGTCAGTCATCAGCTCTCTCCATCATCATTCTCCATCTTCAAGGAAGGGAGGAAAGCATTATGCAAGTGCAATGACCAGGAGACACCTGCTGTATTTCTACACAAAAGTGGCAATTTCTTCCTGTTTGGGCATgattaaatgaatatttgagCCTGTGGGGACTGCTGTCTTATTAAAGCCATTCCTGTGTTCTGGAGAGAGTTCCCCTGCTGtggttgattttcttttcagctcATAGCCTcacttgtgtttctgtcctccatGCCAGACTGAAGAtggtgtgtctgtggctgttaGTGGTGGTGATGGCGTTAGTGTGCGTCCCCGGGTCTGGGTCAATGTGCTGGGAAAGCACCATCTGCAGCGACCTGAGCAACAGGAGAAGGATACTGGTCGGTTTCCTCCATCAtctctattatttctctttcaagAGAATATGCAACTTcatcacatgacaacaaagcaaaCTCTATGATACGGCGATATGACTGAAATCTACAGAGCAGCCACCTAAATTGACCCTGAGTTGAGATTGTTTCCTGAGACAGAACAGAATTTATTGTGCTGATTTATCAACAAGCAGCAAGTTGGAGCTGAAACAAACATTCAATAATTCAATCAATCAGCAACCACTTTGAAAATCGACTCAGATTTGACTCAGATTCCGGCTCCTCAGACATGAAGAGcttctgcttttgtcttttgcaacaataaactgaatatatttttggTTTCGGATGAAACAAGCAATTTTAATGCATCATTGTGGGCTCTGGGATGTtttgatgggcatttttcactattttccaGTGTTAGAAAAGGCAGGTTAATTGATAATGACAGTAACTGTTTGTAGCAGCATTTCCAAACGCATGAGTCTGAATCTGGAGAGATGTGTTTCTCAGTCTATATTAAGACTTGAACAGTAGCCTTCTGAGCGCTTTTCTAAAAAGATAAAAGTCTTAAGCCCAAcaagattttaaatgaatctGCTATATGGACATAAGTTAGAAATATTTGCACTTTTTCCCAATGTACATATTCAGGGAGTCCACGGGGCCAAACTCATTTGGTGATTCAGACATGTACGCTtgagtgtcatctgcataataATGATCAGAATCTGCTGCATCCACTGCAATAAATCAGTATTAAAGCATTAAAATCCAGTCAAATGCTTATTTGTGTATCATCATCAAGTGTTCTTGTTGCTCATGAATGACAGATAAcagtgctttttaaaatgtttgctggTGTCTCTGTGGTTCTTTCTACACAGGACTGTGTTCACCTCTGCATGTCTGTGATCCAGACTGAAGTACCAGATCTCAGTGCATTGGCCCTGAAGGTTAACGATGACGATGGCATCTTACTCAGCATCCTTCTGGCTGCCCTGGCCCCTGAAAACAAGATATCAGCGTTAGATGGGAAAGCCCACAGCAACCAGCGACGCTCCTACTCAATGGAGCATTTCCGCTGGGGCAAACCCTCCGGCCGTAAACGCCGGCCTGTAAAGGTTTTCGCCACTTCTCTGGAGGGAGGGGGCTCCTCTGAGGGCAGTTTTGCCCATCTGGTTCGCAGGCAGCTGAGCAGTGACGATGATGAAGGAAACGGGGATCTGAATGGAGGAAATCATCAAAACCAGGGATTGCTGAGGGCGAGGGTCAGCTCTAAGTCACACGTCCAGTTGAGCTcgcagcagaggaaggacgggACCTATCGGATGAATCACTTCAGATGGGGGAGCCCACCTGTCTCTAAACGTAATGGCAGCTTGATGAAGACGTGGGAGGAGAAACCTCAGAGGCAGCTGGCCAAGCTCTTCAGGAACATTATAGCCAAGGATGTGCAGAGGATAATGGGCTGAATGGAGGATGGAGAATAGGGGGAGGGCCGGGTAGCTGAAAGAGTCTAATAGCCATTGCATGTTAGTACCCACAGATCTCAATTTTAAATTACAGAAGCTTGTCACTATCATTAGCATGTTGTTGAATGTCTTTTCTGAACCAAAGGTTTGTCTCATTAAAACCTTAACAAAAAGAGACAAGGCAGTTTTATGTTGAATAAAATGATGACGCACCCACAGACTGCCTTGACCTT
This window encodes:
- the LOC139347594 gene encoding pro-opiomelanocortin-like is translated as MVCLWLLVVVMALVCVPGSGSMCWESTICSDLSNRRRILDCVHLCMSVIQTEVPDLSALALKVNDDDGILLSILLAALAPENKISALDGKAHSNQRRSYSMEHFRWGKPSGRKRRPVKVFATSLEGGGSSEGSFAHLVRRQLSSDDDEGNGDLNGGNHQNQGLLRARVSSKSHVQLSSQQRKDGTYRMNHFRWGSPPVSKRNGSLMKTWEEKPQRQLAKLFRNIIAKDVQRIMG